A single region of the Granulicella aggregans genome encodes:
- a CDS encoding penicillin-binding transpeptidase domain-containing protein gives MRQMPRQMPRQSLTAPIRRVRFTYVALFFIVWTAAIGLRLFWLQVVRHEDFVKRAALQQQRTFEVAPRRGVLYDRNLRELAMTVLVDSVYAVPSELGENRENAAQILAKIVHADPQDNFTSEQQILARFTASKNFAWVARRLDPETANRVRELNLHGIYLQKEFKRFYPNNDLAAQVLGYVGTDDTGLGGLERQFDQDMHGEPGHMLTALDAKRHVLGSEESQPQPGENLVLTIDSNIQHMAEAALDAQMDKVKALHGTVVVQDPHTGQILALAISPRFDPNDSRHMQPGSLTNLAVSDVYEPGSTFKLVAYSAAIDAAGVEPTDMVDCQGGAMTMYGRTLHDDKTDHFGVVTVQYALEHSSDVGAAKMALKLGNQKFYDYMHSYGFGDRSGIELPSETRGLLRTPKRWGATSILSMAIGQEVGVTPVQLVTMVSTIANGGVYMPPHVLLQSTDEMKGDPRLQPAAFRPSNQLPDKLPDGAHRVIKELTSAKMRMMMEGIVTEGTGKEAKLNGYSSAGKTGTAQKIDVATHTYSHTKLVASFAGFAPVSNPAIAVTVVIDNPTVGASKYGGAVSAPVFAQVAQQVLEYLGVPHDRPLTPQKRTNIASDKEVHDDSPNENTGDLEAMFADVNNLPADDPLRASVAQDAAQFPAPAASNIAANSSVKSSVMQLLPKKVADAFRANGGSDAPPPDAVNAALIAPKVVPEAQARGNGSVVVDSVKRVAVPSFEGAALRTVVEEAGRAGLRVQPLGSGLARQQVPVAGTMVPEGTQVAVRFSR, from the coding sequence ATGAGACAGATGCCCCGGCAGATGCCACGCCAGAGCCTGACCGCTCCTATACGGAGGGTCAGGTTCACTTACGTTGCGCTGTTTTTTATTGTGTGGACGGCGGCGATAGGGCTGCGGCTTTTCTGGCTGCAGGTTGTACGGCATGAAGACTTTGTGAAGCGCGCTGCTTTGCAACAGCAGCGGACCTTTGAGGTCGCGCCGAGGCGTGGGGTGTTGTACGACCGCAATCTGCGGGAGCTCGCGATGACGGTGCTCGTGGACTCGGTATATGCGGTGCCCTCGGAACTGGGCGAGAATCGCGAGAATGCGGCGCAGATCCTGGCGAAGATTGTTCATGCCGATCCGCAGGACAACTTCACCTCGGAGCAGCAGATCCTGGCGCGGTTTACGGCTTCGAAGAACTTTGCCTGGGTAGCGCGGCGGCTTGATCCGGAGACGGCGAATCGGGTGCGCGAATTGAATCTGCATGGCATCTATCTGCAGAAGGAGTTCAAGCGGTTCTATCCCAACAACGATCTGGCGGCGCAGGTGCTGGGATATGTCGGCACGGACGATACGGGTCTGGGCGGGCTGGAGCGGCAGTTCGATCAGGACATGCACGGTGAGCCGGGACATATGCTTACGGCGCTGGATGCGAAGCGGCACGTGCTGGGAAGTGAAGAGAGCCAACCGCAGCCAGGAGAGAATCTCGTCCTGACGATCGACTCCAACATTCAGCATATGGCCGAGGCCGCGCTGGACGCGCAGATGGACAAGGTGAAGGCGCTGCACGGAACCGTGGTGGTGCAGGACCCGCACACGGGGCAGATCCTTGCGCTGGCGATCTCACCGCGGTTCGACCCGAACGACTCGCGGCATATGCAGCCGGGATCGTTGACGAACCTTGCGGTAAGTGACGTGTATGAGCCGGGGTCGACGTTCAAGCTGGTCGCGTACTCTGCCGCTATCGACGCGGCGGGCGTGGAGCCTACCGACATGGTGGACTGCCAGGGCGGAGCGATGACCATGTATGGCCGCACGCTGCATGACGACAAGACGGACCACTTTGGCGTGGTGACGGTGCAGTATGCGCTGGAGCACTCGAGCGACGTGGGCGCGGCGAAGATGGCGTTGAAGCTGGGCAACCAGAAGTTCTACGACTACATGCACAGCTATGGTTTTGGCGATCGCAGCGGCATCGAGCTGCCGAGCGAGACGCGTGGACTGCTGCGGACGCCGAAGCGGTGGGGCGCGACGAGCATTTTGTCGATGGCGATTGGGCAGGAAGTCGGCGTGACGCCGGTCCAACTTGTCACCATGGTGAGCACCATTGCGAACGGCGGAGTGTACATGCCGCCGCACGTTCTGCTGCAATCGACCGACGAGATGAAGGGTGATCCGAGGCTGCAACCGGCGGCGTTTCGTCCCTCGAACCAGTTGCCGGACAAACTGCCGGATGGAGCGCATCGCGTGATCAAGGAGCTGACCTCGGCGAAGATGCGGATGATGATGGAAGGCATTGTCACGGAGGGCACGGGCAAAGAGGCCAAGCTGAACGGCTACAGCTCGGCGGGCAAGACGGGGACGGCGCAGAAGATCGATGTGGCGACGCATACGTACTCGCACACGAAGCTGGTGGCCAGCTTCGCGGGGTTTGCACCGGTGAGCAATCCGGCAATTGCGGTGACAGTGGTGATCGATAACCCGACCGTGGGTGCGAGCAAGTATGGTGGTGCGGTGAGCGCTCCGGTGTTTGCGCAGGTGGCGCAGCAGGTGTTGGAGTACCTTGGAGTGCCGCATGACCGGCCGTTGACTCCGCAAAAGCGGACGAATATTGCGAGTGACAAAGAAGTTCATGATGACTCACCGAATGAGAACACGGGTGACCTGGAGGCGATGTTCGCGGATGTGAACAATTTGCCGGCGGATGACCCGCTGCGGGCTTCAGTGGCGCAGGATGCGGCGCAGTTCCCTGCCCCCGCTGCTTCGAACATTGCGGCGAATTCGAGCGTCAAGAGCAGCGTTATGCAGTTGCTGCCAAAGAAGGTGGCGGATGCGTTCCGGGCGAATGGCGGGTCGGATGCTCCTCCGCCTGACGCTGTAAATGCAGCTTTGATTGCGCCGAAGGTTGTGCCAGAGGCGCAGGCTCGAGGCAATGGATCGGTGGTGGTCGATTCGGTGAAGCGGGTGGCGGTGCCTTCGTTTGAGGGCGCGGCGTTGCGCACCGTCGTCGAAGAAGCTGGGCGTGCGGGATTGCGCGTGCAGCCGCTGGGAAGTGGGTTGGCTCGGCAGCAGGTACCGGTAGCGGGGACGATGGTGCCTGAGGGAACGCAGGTGGCGGTGCGGTTTAGCCGGTAG